One Erythrobacter sp. SDW2 genomic region harbors:
- a CDS encoding HesA/MoeB/ThiF family protein, which yields MSLSPERLDRFARHIVLPEIGGAGQAALVDKHVVLVGLGGIGSPALQYLAAAGIGRLTLVDSDTVDTSNLQRQTLFAERDVGHGKAVVARGWVQNFDRSLRVTISDRRITADNAHELMASADLVLDGTDNFATRLAVSDACVAAGVPLLSAAVGRFQGQVAAFAGHLPDQPCYRCFVGDAFDAEDCDTCAEDGVLGAMVGWVGTFAAMQAVRVLLDGVSTLGGPMWGKLQLLDGLKPGMRTIAISKDPVCKGCG from the coding sequence ATGAGCCTGTCCCCAGAGCGTCTCGACCGCTTCGCCCGCCACATCGTGCTGCCCGAGATCGGCGGTGCGGGACAGGCGGCATTGGTGGACAAGCATGTCGTGCTGGTCGGCCTCGGGGGGATCGGTTCGCCCGCGCTGCAGTATCTGGCGGCGGCCGGTATCGGCCGGCTGACGCTGGTCGACAGCGACACCGTCGATACCAGCAATCTCCAGCGCCAGACGCTGTTCGCCGAGCGCGATGTCGGCCATGGCAAGGCGGTGGTGGCGCGCGGATGGGTGCAGAATTTCGACCGCTCGCTGCGGGTCACGATCAGCGACCGCCGCATCACCGCGGACAATGCGCATGAACTGATGGCGAGCGCCGACCTCGTGCTCGACGGAACCGACAATTTCGCCACGCGGTTGGCGGTGTCCGATGCCTGCGTCGCAGCCGGTGTGCCTTTGCTTTCCGCGGCTGTCGGCCGGTTCCAGGGCCAGGTTGCCGCCTTTGCCGGGCATCTGCCCGACCAGCCCTGTTACCGCTGCTTCGTCGGCGATGCCTTCGATGCCGAGGATTGCGACACCTGCGCCGAGGACGGCGTGCTCGGGGCGATGGTCGGCTGGGTCGGTACCTTCGCCGCGATGCAAGCGGTGCGGGTGCTGCTCGACGGTGTAAGCACGCTGGGCGGTCCAATGTGGGGCAAGCTGCAATTGCTCGACGGTCTCAAGCCGGGGATGCGGACCATCGCGATTTCCAAGGATCCGGTCTGCAAGGGCTGCGGCTAG